In one window of Mytilus galloprovincialis chromosome 6, xbMytGall1.hap1.1, whole genome shotgun sequence DNA:
- the LOC143079346 gene encoding uncharacterized protein LOC143079346, translating into MAENTSKSFKEGELSSTDQEGYSSESRRKRMRRSSLSSLPRSHLPQRVSSWKRHHASRIGIHFAKQYVKGLDGLQPHINKTLNNLTKEQTEYVNIVMEYLTFNFVLKDFVGFPEEIVQEIDKIIEKLSQDDLQILQEEEIKEEANTGLLEHLKEDDLPNMQREDVVSHVVKLLAYKARSEISKKAFKRVTPIIHVQKFIYHIKKFIDDIIRYNLVKKSRLGVPGGLLKQLFGKFAELCCLEVEFCNQANQSVWENLDGIEKVTSEPDLRLYKCGFNYEYTGEMISVTEVKPRDDDFDSNEPPKKKYKGSPRGSATDIYSSAENSDTIELDLRDSVLGQHAGELLLDLHREFINKEANYYEEDRKINMLGMIVNGTYVYLTVLDMTWKHYQKLRNNKILDDNDKATIYYTHARNILQERSRRVLIEEFLRLNNMELA; encoded by the exons ATGGCTGAAAACACATCGAAATCGTTCAAAGAAGGCGAGCTAAGCAGTACAGATCAAGAAGGATATTCATCAGAATCAAGGAGAAAACGAATGAGACGGTCATCGTTATCTAGTCTCCCGAGGTCCCATTTACCACAAAGAGTATCATCTTGGAAACGGCACCATGCTTCAAGGATTGGAATTCATTTTGCCAAGCAATATGTGAAGGGACTAGACGGGTTGCAACCACACattaataaaactttgaataatcTCACGAAGGAGCAAACTGAATATGTGAATATAGTTATGGAATATCTaactttcaattttgttttaaaagattttgttGGATTTCCTGAAGAGATAGTCCAAGAAATCGACAAGATTATTGAAAAACTAAGTCAAGATGACCTGCAGATTCTTCAAGAAGAAGA AATAAAAGAGGAAGCTAATACTGGTCTTCTGGAACATTTAAAAGAAGATGACTTGCCAAATATGCAGCGTGAAGATGTTGTTAGTCATGTAGTAAAGCTTCTAGCATACAAAGCAAGATCAGA aatttcAAAAAAAGCTTTTAAAAGAGTGACACCTATAATTCATGTGCAGAAGTTTATTTACCACATTAAGAAATTTATAGATGATATAATACGTTACAATCTGGTGAAGAAATCAAGGTTGGGTGTACCTGGAGGATTGTTAAAACAGCTTTTTGGTAAATTTGCAGAACTATGTTGCTTAGAGGTAGA attttgtaaTCAAGCTAATCAATCTGTTTGGGAAAATTTAGATGGAATAGAAAAGGTTACTTCTGAACCAGATCTGAGACTGTATAAGTGTGGATTTAATTATGAGTACACAGGAGAAATGATATCAGTTACTGAG GTAAAGCCCAGAGATGACGATTTTGACAGTAATGAACcaccaaaaaagaaatataaaggcAGTCCTAGAGGATCAGCTACAGATATATATAGTTCAGCAGAGAACAGTGATACAATAGAGTTGGATTTACGTGACTCTGTGCTTGGACAGCATGCTGGGGAGCTATTATTAGATCTGCACAGAGAATTTATCAATAAGGAGGCAAATTATTATGAAGaagatagaaaaataaatatgctaGGCATGATTGTTAATGGTACATAT GTTTACTTGACTGTGTTAGATATGACATGGAAACACTATCAGAAGTTAAGGAATAACAAAATACTGGATGATAATGATAAAGCTACTATCTATTATACCCATGCAAGAAATATCCTGCAGGAAAGATCTCGAAGAGTTTTAATAGAAGAGTTTCTGAGACTCAACAACATGGAGTTGGCTTGA